One Caretta caretta isolate rCarCar2 chromosome 6, rCarCar1.hap1, whole genome shotgun sequence genomic region harbors:
- the LOC142072385 gene encoding uncharacterized protein LOC142072385: protein MQSSSAQVTMMESQNRKRAPAWTEREVRDLIAVWGEESLLSELRSSFRNAKTFVKISQGMKDRGHNRDPKQCRVKLKELRQAYQKTREANSRSGSEPQTCCFYDELHAILGGSATTTPAVLFDSFNGDGGNTEAGFGDEDDDDDEEVVDSSQQASGETGFPDSQELFLTLDLEPVPPEPTQGCLLDPAGGEGTSAACVSMITGSSPSQRLVKLRKKKKRTRDEMFSELMLSSHTDRAQTNAWRQIMSECRKAQNDREEKWRAEDRAEAQMWRQRDERRQDSMLRLLQDQTSMLQCMVELQQRQLEHRLPLQPLCNQPPSSPSSIASTPRRPRTWWGGLRPTSHSTTEDCPKKRRLSFNKF, encoded by the exons atgcagagctcatcagcacaggtgaccatgatggagtcccagaatcgcaaaagagctcccgcatggaccgaacgggaggtacgggatctgatcgctgtttggggagaggaatccttgctatcagaactccgttccagttttcgaaatgccaaaacctttgtgaaaatctcccagggcatgaaggacagaggccataacagggacccgaagcagtgccgcgtgaaactgaaggagctgaggcaagcctaccagaaaaccagagaggcgaacagccgctctgggtcagagccccaaacatgctgcttctatgatgagctgcatgccattttagggggttcagccaccactaccccagccgtgttgtttgactccttcaatggagatggaggcaatacggaagcaggttttggggacgaagatgatgatgatgatgaggaggttgtagatagctcacagcaagcaagcggagaaaccggttttcccgacagccaggaactgtttctcaccctagacctggagccagtaccccccgaacccacccaaggctgcctcctggacccagcaggcggagaagggacctctg ctgcatgtgtttcaatgatcacaggatcttctccttcccagaggctagtgaagcttagaaagaaaaaaaaacgcactcgcgatgaaatgttctccgagctcatgctgtcctcccacactgacagagcacagacgaatgcgtggaggcaaataatgtcagagtgcaggaaagcacaaaatgaccgggaggagaagtggcgggctgaagacagggctgaagctcaaatgtggcggcagcgtgatgagaggaggcaggattcaatgctgaggctgctgcaggaccaaaccagtatgctccagtgtatggttgagctgcagcaaaggcagctggagcacagactgccactgcagcccctctgtaaccaaccgccctcctccccaagttccatagcctccacacccagacgcccaagaacgtggtgggggggcctccggccaaccagccactccaccacagaggattgcccaaaaaaaagaaggctgtcattcaataaattttaa